One genomic window of Prosthecobacter algae includes the following:
- the gatA gene encoding Asp-tRNA(Asn)/Glu-tRNA(Gln) amidotransferase subunit GatA, with protein MSLATSTIAALRQRLTAKEISPRDIVQDVAAAIEAQNPSIGAYLSWDLEKALAEADKADLSHPLGGIPIGIKDNMNVLGEPCTCASKMLANYRAPYDAGAIQKLRAGGGIPFGRMNMDEFAMGSSTENSALGTTRNPRDLERIPGGSSGGSAAAVAGNLAIATLGSDTGGSIRQPAALCGCVGIKPTYGRISRFGLVAFASSLDQIGPITKTVEDAALLLNHLCGKDNRDSTSLDVEVPDFTAAIGRDIKGLRIGLPKEYFISGIHAGVSASVNAAVKKLESLGAIPVEISLPHTDVGVSTYYIIAPAEASTNLARFDGVRYGHRAADPKNLLEHYMLSREQGFGPEVKRRILLGTYVLSSGYYDAYYIKAQRARTLIRQDFEKAFEQVDVIISPTSPTPAHKLGELKDNPLAAYLEDIFTIPVNLAGLPAISVPCGTAEEGGQQLPVGLQIIGKPLDELTVLRVADAFEKA; from the coding sequence ATGTCCCTCGCCACTTCCACCATCGCCGCCCTGCGCCAGCGGCTCACCGCCAAAGAAATCAGCCCTCGCGACATCGTCCAAGACGTCGCCGCCGCTATTGAGGCACAAAACCCCAGCATTGGTGCTTACCTGTCCTGGGACTTGGAAAAAGCCCTTGCTGAAGCGGACAAGGCCGATCTTTCCCACCCGCTCGGCGGCATCCCCATCGGCATCAAGGACAACATGAACGTCCTGGGCGAGCCCTGCACCTGCGCCTCCAAGATGCTGGCCAACTACCGCGCCCCCTACGATGCCGGGGCCATCCAAAAGCTGCGCGCTGGTGGTGGCATCCCCTTTGGGCGGATGAACATGGACGAATTCGCCATGGGCTCCTCCACCGAAAACTCGGCCCTCGGCACCACGCGCAATCCCCGGGATCTGGAGCGCATCCCCGGCGGCTCCAGCGGTGGTAGCGCGGCCGCCGTGGCTGGAAATCTGGCCATCGCCACCCTGGGGTCTGACACGGGCGGCTCCATCCGCCAGCCCGCAGCCCTTTGCGGCTGCGTGGGCATCAAACCGACCTACGGACGCATCTCTCGCTTTGGCCTGGTGGCTTTCGCTTCGTCCCTGGACCAGATCGGCCCCATCACCAAGACCGTGGAAGATGCCGCCCTGCTGCTGAACCACCTCTGCGGTAAGGACAACCGCGACTCCACCTCCCTAGACGTGGAGGTCCCAGACTTCACCGCCGCCATTGGCCGCGACATCAAGGGCCTGCGCATCGGCCTGCCCAAGGAATACTTCATCAGCGGCATCCACGCCGGAGTTTCCGCCAGTGTGAACGCTGCCGTAAAGAAGCTGGAGTCCCTGGGAGCCATCCCAGTGGAGATCAGCCTGCCGCACACCGATGTGGGCGTGAGCACCTACTACATCATCGCCCCTGCGGAGGCCTCCACCAACTTGGCCCGCTTCGACGGGGTGCGTTACGGTCACCGCGCAGCCGACCCGAAGAACCTCCTGGAGCACTACATGCTGAGCCGCGAGCAGGGCTTTGGCCCAGAAGTGAAGCGCCGCATTCTTCTGGGCACTTATGTGCTCAGCAGCGGTTATTACGATGCCTACTACATCAAGGCCCAGCGCGCCCGCACCCTCATCCGACAGGATTTTGAAAAAGCCTTTGAGCAGGTGGATGTCATCATCAGCCCCACCAGCCCCACCCCGGCCCACAAGCTGGGCGAGCTGAAGGACAACCCTCTGGCCGCCTACCTGGAAGACATCTTCACCATCCCGGTGAACCTCGCCGGCCTGCCCGCCATCAGCGTGCCCTGCGGCACCGCTGAAGAAGGTGGCCAGCAGCTCCCCGTGGGCCTACAGATCATCGGCAAACCGCTGGATGAACTGACCGTGCTGCGTGTGGCCGATGCCTTTGAGAAGGCGTAG
- a CDS encoding immunoglobulin domain-containing protein, translated as MKTPPFKPLASLVGALLLTAMSSIADPIVLNPTDPQTIIVRDGLTATMTVTGGSNTDEKIGYRWYKVNTAVAGPEDDVRVVDGGGISGSATGTLKFTGAKGEQSGDYYAEVFERVEPFPEISSPIFTLQVNVRPKIATPPASGQPQSATVSQGEGVSLAVVLTPDTTTAGLTYQWQKNNVDIPTAVNPTADEATFVIPVASVGNETTEGAQWPDAASYRVKIVSSLTNTTLFSKAAVLKVNSQPFILTQPAAATGGTLYVANKATGKLSVLSGGNPKLEYQWEKVNGTAETTDDDVLNAKASSLSVKEEGTYRVRVKNFLSGTPLGTISNYANVVVLNKPTEVGTIVATSNKPAQPNAKGEFEANDVGGDTEVTLTVTPNVDDTGVLEYQWQKDGKNIFDEPAGTAGVTGAQTAAIKFAPLSWTHRGVYRCVIKNKVGVYTSKTFALKVNSKPLLITPPTDLLGIKDKAVTFSLVAGGNAPLTYKWYRESQPETVLGTAAKFTRSKLGDSDEGNYYCVISNSFGTFTTELVNLQVDAPVKIGLQPAAAAVTSGNTLTLSISTSQGDGPIKYQWQRNNVNLTNSPRITGAQTTVTGPAGLRDTVQLVITDLTTADAGSYRCIVSNVNDTVKVTSATAKVTVLTAPFFLVDGQPLDKEVFEDSNVSFIVKAGGSPTLKYQWEKASSLAGPWTALVGKTAATLTLTNVQLDPEIGNQGFYRCVVNNATGVPATSNPAQLTINLIPDPVITSFTPHKARKNEKIRISGTNLEFVKSVRFKNADTGTLVTPVKEPGGTILIPVPAAGFLDGEEVELFAISKNGSDGSGSETFSRSAAQVNDRNNPTIIVGSTFPATQGATTAGLEGESLTFSEPEVRGLPATGLGEAVYTWVFPKAGRYGAVVNSNFQVWLGYDFDGTYDEDYDFLNRVYRVEFVVADDNTPVKFYVFGVDGTGFNLEDFGSYALQVVYQGPVLGPAPVQTSGSASLAKWQTDGETGNLRMVQTDEGSEKSSFTGSSAEGAQPTVLWTDASEVQAGPDSVVRTEWTMDIDQAGAGTKGHFGWQVTGSNGSPLGQLQFSVEDGAIYAVQPNGTRTALEPVLVPGSSHRFEITTDLGNATWQARIDGVALGDPLPLPANSGFGDVSVIWYPASGSAQPTMTFDGVTVTVD; from the coding sequence ATGAAAACACCCCCATTTAAACCCTTGGCCTCCCTCGTTGGAGCCCTGCTCCTTACGGCGATGAGTTCCATCGCTGATCCTATCGTCCTCAACCCGACAGATCCGCAGACCATCATCGTGCGGGATGGATTGACGGCGACGATGACAGTCACAGGAGGTAGCAATACTGACGAAAAAATCGGCTACCGCTGGTACAAGGTTAACACCGCAGTGGCAGGTCCAGAAGACGATGTGCGTGTGGTTGATGGAGGCGGGATCAGCGGATCTGCGACGGGCACTCTGAAGTTCACAGGGGCAAAGGGGGAGCAATCTGGTGATTATTATGCGGAAGTATTTGAAAGGGTGGAACCATTTCCAGAGATCTCTTCACCCATTTTCACCCTTCAGGTGAATGTGCGTCCAAAGATTGCCACACCTCCGGCGAGCGGCCAACCGCAATCAGCGACAGTCAGCCAGGGGGAAGGGGTGAGCTTGGCGGTTGTCTTGACGCCTGACACCACAACGGCAGGCCTGACCTATCAGTGGCAGAAAAACAATGTGGACATCCCTACGGCGGTGAACCCGACGGCAGATGAGGCCACGTTTGTCATTCCTGTGGCCTCCGTCGGCAATGAGACCACCGAAGGTGCCCAGTGGCCGGATGCTGCCAGCTACCGCGTGAAAATCGTCAGTTCCCTGACCAACACGACCTTGTTTAGCAAGGCCGCTGTTCTGAAGGTGAACAGTCAGCCCTTCATCCTCACCCAGCCTGCGGCTGCGACGGGTGGTACCCTTTATGTGGCCAACAAAGCCACTGGAAAGCTGAGCGTGCTGTCCGGGGGCAATCCCAAGCTGGAATACCAGTGGGAAAAAGTCAATGGCACCGCAGAAACGACGGATGACGATGTGCTGAATGCCAAGGCCAGCTCCCTCAGTGTGAAGGAAGAAGGCACGTATCGCGTGCGTGTGAAAAACTTCCTTTCAGGCACTCCTCTCGGCACCATCAGTAATTACGCCAACGTGGTCGTGCTGAACAAGCCGACGGAAGTGGGCACCATCGTTGCAACTTCTAACAAGCCTGCACAGCCGAATGCCAAAGGTGAGTTTGAGGCCAATGATGTCGGTGGAGACACTGAAGTCACTCTTACGGTGACTCCTAATGTGGATGACACAGGTGTGCTGGAATATCAGTGGCAGAAAGACGGCAAGAACATCTTCGACGAACCTGCCGGCACCGCCGGTGTGACGGGAGCCCAGACCGCCGCCATCAAGTTTGCACCCTTGAGCTGGACTCACCGGGGTGTGTATCGCTGCGTCATCAAAAACAAGGTGGGTGTTTACACCTCCAAGACCTTCGCCCTGAAGGTGAATTCCAAGCCTTTGCTGATCACCCCACCGACAGATCTTCTTGGCATCAAGGACAAGGCCGTGACGTTCAGCCTCGTTGCTGGTGGCAATGCCCCGCTGACCTATAAGTGGTATCGCGAAAGCCAGCCTGAAACGGTCCTCGGCACTGCTGCCAAATTCACTCGGTCCAAGCTCGGCGATTCCGACGAAGGCAACTACTACTGTGTGATCTCCAACAGCTTTGGCACTTTCACGACTGAGTTGGTTAACCTTCAGGTGGATGCGCCAGTGAAGATCGGCCTTCAGCCAGCGGCTGCGGCGGTGACTTCTGGTAACACGCTGACTCTTTCCATCAGCACCAGCCAGGGCGATGGCCCGATCAAGTACCAGTGGCAGCGCAACAATGTGAACCTGACTAACAGCCCCCGCATCACGGGTGCCCAGACCACGGTCACCGGGCCTGCAGGCCTGCGCGATACCGTGCAACTGGTCATTACGGATCTGACCACGGCGGATGCCGGCAGCTATCGTTGCATCGTCAGCAATGTGAACGACACGGTCAAGGTGACCAGCGCGACTGCCAAGGTCACGGTGCTGACAGCCCCTTTCTTCCTTGTCGATGGGCAGCCGCTGGACAAAGAGGTGTTTGAAGACTCCAACGTGAGCTTCATCGTCAAGGCCGGCGGATCTCCCACCCTCAAGTATCAGTGGGAGAAGGCTTCCAGCTTGGCAGGCCCTTGGACCGCTTTGGTCGGCAAGACTGCCGCCACTCTGACTCTGACCAATGTGCAGTTGGACCCCGAGATCGGTAATCAGGGCTTCTACCGCTGCGTGGTGAACAACGCCACGGGCGTGCCCGCCACCTCGAATCCTGCTCAGTTGACGATCAACCTGATTCCAGATCCGGTGATCACTTCCTTCACGCCCCACAAGGCGAGAAAGAACGAAAAAATCCGCATCTCGGGCACTAACCTTGAGTTTGTTAAGAGTGTCCGGTTTAAAAATGCGGACACTGGCACTCTGGTGACTCCTGTGAAAGAACCCGGCGGAACGATCCTGATCCCGGTTCCAGCGGCTGGATTCTTGGATGGTGAGGAAGTGGAGCTGTTTGCCATCTCGAAGAATGGCTCTGATGGAAGCGGTAGCGAAACCTTCAGCCGATCCGCTGCGCAAGTAAACGACCGCAACAATCCGACCATCATTGTGGGCTCGACCTTCCCTGCTACTCAGGGAGCGACGACGGCAGGGCTGGAAGGGGAGTCTCTGACTTTCAGTGAGCCTGAAGTGAGGGGCCTGCCCGCCACGGGCTTAGGCGAAGCCGTTTATACCTGGGTGTTCCCGAAGGCCGGACGTTATGGGGCTGTTGTGAATTCCAATTTCCAGGTTTGGCTTGGATATGATTTCGATGGCACTTATGACGAGGATTATGACTTCCTGAACCGCGTGTATCGCGTGGAGTTCGTTGTCGCCGATGACAACACGCCTGTGAAGTTTTATGTCTTCGGGGTGGATGGCACCGGGTTCAATTTGGAGGACTTTGGCAGCTACGCCTTGCAGGTGGTTTACCAGGGGCCTGTGCTCGGGCCTGCTCCAGTCCAGACCAGCGGTTCCGCTTCCTTGGCCAAATGGCAGACAGATGGTGAGACCGGTAACCTGAGAATGGTGCAGACCGATGAGGGCAGTGAGAAGAGCAGTTTCACCGGCAGCAGCGCCGAAGGTGCGCAGCCCACGGTGCTGTGGACCGATGCCAGCGAAGTCCAGGCAGGCCCGGACAGCGTGGTGCGGACAGAGTGGACGATGGACATCGACCAGGCCGGTGCTGGCACCAAAGGCCACTTTGGCTGGCAGGTCACCGGTTCGAATGGTTCCCCGCTCGGTCAGCTTCAGTTCTCCGTGGAAGATGGGGCGATCTACGCGGTGCAACCCAATGGCACCCGCACGGCTCTTGAGCCGGTGCTGGTCCCTGGGTCCAGCCACCGCTTTGAGATCACCACCGATCTGGGCAATGCCACCTGGCAGGCCCGCATCGATGGCGTGGCCCTCGGTGATCCGCTGCCGTTGCCTGCTAACTCGGGCTTTGGCGATGTGTCAGTGATCTGGTACCCTGCCAGCGGCAGTGCCCAGCCGACGATGACCTTTGACGGTGTGACCGTCACGGTGGACTGA
- a CDS encoding TIGR03643 family protein → MSTPDPSLIIRLAWEDRTTFEEIEERTGLTEPQVIAVMRRELKPSSFRLWRKRVSGRVTKHRKLFENRQSVEKMESEA, encoded by the coding sequence ATGTCCACTCCAGATCCCTCTCTCATCATCCGCCTCGCCTGGGAAGACCGGACGACTTTCGAAGAAATCGAAGAACGTACGGGCCTTACCGAGCCTCAAGTCATCGCTGTCATGCGGCGTGAGCTTAAACCTTCCAGCTTTCGCCTGTGGCGAAAACGCGTGTCAGGCCGAGTCACGAAGCACCGCAAGCTGTTCGAAAATCGCCAATCTGTGGAAAAGATGGAGTCCGAGGCGTGA
- a CDS encoding putative DNA modification/repair radical SAM protein encodes MELDRKLEILADAAKYDASCASSGAAKKDSRGSTGVGSTGGAGICHSYTPDGRCVSLLKVLLTNVCLYDCHYCINRRSSNVNRARFTPEEVVKLTLDFYKRNYIEGLFLSSGIVRSADYTMEMVIEVARQLREVHHFRGYIHLKTIPEASPELIEKAGRYADRISINIELPTQSSLDTLAPEKNLKRTQHAMGGIRQRIDESFAAKKEARQIKATPRAKPPAFATGQSTQMLVGADASDDAVVLGRADELYRDYRLRRVYYSGFSPIPEPSVLLPIKPPPLVREHRLYQADWLLRFYGFDVKELLPAENPHLDLEIDPKLAWALRNRALFPVDINRAPQELLWRIPGLGVTNVGRILAARRFSRLTLVDLQRMRVGLKKVLPFIIAADHAPKIALLESDQLRSRFLPAPRQLELNFAHPPTTPADALMARSGEL; translated from the coding sequence ATGGAACTGGACCGCAAACTCGAAATCCTGGCCGATGCGGCGAAATACGATGCCTCCTGCGCCAGTTCTGGAGCAGCGAAAAAAGATTCGCGCGGCAGCACGGGTGTCGGCTCCACCGGCGGGGCAGGCATCTGCCACAGCTACACGCCAGACGGGCGCTGTGTCTCCTTGCTCAAGGTCCTGCTGACCAACGTCTGCCTTTACGACTGCCACTACTGCATCAACCGCCGCAGCAGCAATGTGAACCGGGCACGCTTTACGCCGGAGGAGGTGGTGAAACTGACGCTGGATTTCTACAAGCGGAACTACATCGAGGGCCTCTTCCTCAGCTCCGGCATCGTGCGCAGCGCAGACTACACCATGGAGATGGTCATTGAGGTGGCCCGCCAGTTGCGCGAGGTGCATCACTTCCGCGGCTACATCCACCTCAAGACCATCCCGGAAGCCTCACCTGAGCTCATCGAAAAAGCCGGGCGCTATGCCGACCGCATCAGCATCAACATCGAGCTGCCCACTCAAAGTAGCTTGGACACTCTAGCCCCGGAAAAAAATTTAAAGCGCACCCAGCACGCCATGGGCGGCATCCGCCAGCGCATTGATGAGTCCTTCGCCGCCAAAAAAGAAGCACGCCAGATCAAAGCCACTCCACGGGCCAAACCGCCCGCCTTCGCCACGGGCCAGAGCACCCAGATGCTCGTCGGGGCCGATGCCTCCGATGACGCCGTCGTGCTGGGTCGGGCCGATGAGCTGTACCGCGACTACCGCCTGCGCCGGGTTTACTACAGCGGCTTCAGCCCCATCCCGGAGCCCAGTGTGCTGCTGCCTATCAAGCCGCCACCACTGGTGCGGGAACACCGCCTTTATCAGGCCGACTGGCTGCTGCGCTTTTACGGCTTTGACGTCAAGGAACTGCTGCCCGCTGAAAACCCTCACCTGGATCTGGAGATCGACCCCAAACTGGCCTGGGCGCTGCGCAACCGTGCCCTCTTCCCAGTGGATATCAACCGCGCTCCGCAGGAGCTACTATGGCGCATCCCAGGCCTTGGCGTGACCAATGTGGGCCGCATCCTCGCCGCGCGCCGTTTCTCCCGGCTCACGCTGGTGGACCTGCAGCGCATGCGCGTGGGATTGAAAAAGGTGCTGCCGTTCATCATCGCTGCCGACCACGCGCCCAAGATCGCCCTGCTGGAAAGTGACCAACTGCGCTCCCGTTTCCTGCCCGCACCCCGACAGCTCGAGCTCAATTTCGCCCATCCCCCCACCACCCCGGCGGATGCCCTGATGGCAAGGAGCGGCGAGCTTTAG
- a CDS encoding helix-turn-helix transcriptional regulator, translated as MTMEARLRKLLEAVEMMHQREDGSPFQTRVFRACQHLFPESCSSLELWDRQTGTLTAAYGVDYEPAGLEERLKRIGEVVQRDHPGFPIIAAGSNELMRLSELTTLREFQKTELYDIGFKPLDIRHQVVTPVQSATQLGGVTFNRGGSRDFAEEDLEIIRLFSRQVVIAHQNDRVLSRTLEQQPQISSLDHTPLRRAGLTRRESEVFAWMMEGKRDREIATILGISYRTVTNHVHAILRKLGVETRTAATRAMPKD; from the coding sequence ATGACGATGGAGGCCCGGTTGCGCAAGCTGCTGGAAGCCGTGGAGATGATGCACCAAAGGGAAGACGGAAGCCCCTTTCAGACCCGGGTCTTCCGGGCCTGCCAACACCTGTTTCCAGAAAGCTGCAGCAGCCTGGAACTGTGGGACCGCCAGACAGGCACGCTGACGGCGGCCTACGGGGTGGATTATGAGCCTGCGGGCCTGGAAGAGCGGCTGAAAAGGATCGGCGAAGTGGTGCAGCGGGACCACCCGGGCTTTCCCATCATCGCCGCGGGGTCAAATGAGCTGATGCGGCTGTCCGAGCTGACCACCCTACGCGAGTTTCAGAAAACGGAGCTCTATGACATCGGCTTCAAGCCGCTGGATATTCGCCATCAGGTGGTCACCCCCGTGCAGTCCGCGACCCAGCTCGGTGGCGTGACTTTCAATCGCGGCGGCAGCCGGGATTTTGCTGAGGAGGATCTGGAAATCATCCGCTTGTTCAGCCGCCAAGTGGTCATCGCCCATCAGAATGACCGGGTGCTGAGCCGCACGCTGGAGCAGCAGCCCCAGATTTCTTCGCTGGATCACACCCCGCTGCGACGGGCCGGGCTGACTAGGCGCGAGAGCGAGGTCTTTGCCTGGATGATGGAGGGTAAACGAGACCGAGAAATCGCCACCATTCTGGGCATCAGCTACCGTACGGTGACGAACCACGTACACGCCATCCTGCGCAAACTCGGCGTGGAAACCCGCACGGCTGCCACTCGGGCAATGCCCAAAGATTGA
- the eboE gene encoding metabolite traffic protein EboE, which translates to MLLNHGIHLGYCTNIHRGETWDQTWATLRDYTLRVKERVSPDKPYGIGLRLGHQASLELLAPGKIAEFKDWLAANNCYVFTINGFPYGSFHGTRVKEQVFLPDWTSKDRLEYTKRLFDILAQLLPPGASGSVSTLPGSHKTFNIGGDEISAIFENVRLCREHIETVSAATGHDLHLGFEPEPLGLFETSGEVLKFFGLYYDRHPQDKDFFKFIGLNYDTCHLAIEYETPKRALSRISGAGIRLSKLHFSSALKLKPTPDMVAKLRAFDEQVYFHQVIADYGPTTPLRRFKDLPDALQFAQTNPAELGDEWRVHFHIPLHAQPTDGFESTRDHIEGAMDWLSQNPTKCQHIEMETYTWEVLPGELRTGDVVDQLVKEYDWTLGAMRERQLVE; encoded by the coding sequence ATGCTACTCAACCACGGCATCCATCTCGGCTACTGCACCAATATCCACCGTGGTGAAACCTGGGACCAAACCTGGGCCACCCTGCGCGACTATACCCTGCGGGTGAAGGAGCGCGTGAGCCCGGACAAGCCCTATGGCATCGGTTTGCGCCTGGGCCATCAGGCCTCGCTGGAGCTGCTGGCACCCGGAAAGATCGCCGAATTCAAGGACTGGCTGGCGGCCAACAACTGCTACGTCTTCACCATCAATGGTTTCCCCTACGGCTCCTTCCACGGCACCCGGGTGAAGGAGCAGGTCTTCCTACCCGACTGGACTTCCAAAGACCGGCTGGAATACACCAAGCGCCTGTTTGACATCCTGGCTCAGCTCCTGCCTCCTGGGGCCAGCGGCAGCGTCAGCACCCTGCCCGGTTCGCACAAGACCTTTAACATCGGCGGGGACGAGATCAGTGCGATTTTTGAAAACGTACGCCTCTGCCGCGAACACATCGAAACAGTCTCCGCCGCCACTGGGCATGACCTCCACCTCGGTTTCGAGCCCGAGCCCCTCGGCCTGTTTGAGACCAGTGGCGAAGTGCTGAAATTCTTCGGCCTCTATTACGACCGCCACCCGCAGGACAAGGACTTCTTCAAGTTCATCGGCCTGAACTACGACACCTGCCACCTCGCCATCGAGTATGAGACGCCCAAGCGTGCGCTTTCCCGGATCTCCGGCGCCGGCATTCGCCTCAGCAAGCTGCATTTCAGCTCCGCGCTGAAGCTGAAACCCACGCCCGATATGGTGGCCAAACTGCGCGCGTTTGACGAGCAGGTGTACTTCCACCAGGTCATCGCCGACTACGGCCCCACCACCCCATTGCGCCGCTTCAAGGACCTGCCAGATGCACTCCAGTTCGCCCAGACGAATCCGGCGGAACTGGGAGACGAATGGCGTGTCCACTTCCACATCCCCCTGCACGCTCAGCCGACGGATGGCTTTGAAAGCACACGCGACCACATCGAAGGAGCCATGGACTGGCTTTCCCAAAATCCTACGAAGTGCCAGCACATCGAAATGGAGACCTATACCTGGGAAGTCCTGCCCGGCGAGCTGCGCACGGGCGATGTCGTGGACCAACTCGTCAAAGAGTATGATTGGACGCTGGGGGCCATGCGCGAACGCCAATTGGTGGAGTAA
- a CDS encoding PmoA family protein produces the protein MMNLLLPFSMALTACTALAAGPIQLTVHGGESVQTRAIVTFTAPKEWQGEHTLSGRDGTVVSMLQVDAEGRAVMIVPQIGVGENIHFKEAPSSPPVAPYGLTVEKASDVLHFTHHQEGKKRPVFDYQMEAGPVPKGVSEVFKHGAHLHPVFTPNGKLVTGNHPADHRWHRGIWMAWTKTEFEGGHPDFWNQGKGPDGTLTAEVQFQSLVKSWGGPVQAGFISKHRFVDRPAGQEKAVLEETWEVTAYALTSGDSSAFILDLVSTQTCAGALPLKLPTYHYGGLGVRGHAQWDPVDQVTMLTSNGDDRKTGDSTKAKWVHMGGVVEGQPAGMAILIHPSNFRFPQPLRLNPKNPQLCIAPSQDGDWSIEPGTPYVSKYRFLITDGPAKARSIEAAWESYAQPLKVTLE, from the coding sequence TCACATTCACAGCACCCAAGGAATGGCAGGGAGAGCACACGCTTTCAGGCAGGGACGGCACCGTCGTTTCCATGCTACAGGTGGATGCCGAGGGACGGGCCGTGATGATCGTGCCGCAGATCGGAGTGGGGGAGAACATTCACTTTAAGGAAGCCCCGTCCAGCCCGCCTGTCGCGCCCTATGGCCTCACGGTGGAGAAGGCGAGCGACGTTCTGCATTTCACCCATCACCAGGAGGGCAAAAAAAGGCCCGTGTTTGATTACCAGATGGAGGCCGGACCCGTGCCGAAAGGGGTATCGGAGGTGTTCAAGCATGGCGCGCACCTGCACCCTGTTTTCACGCCTAACGGCAAGCTGGTCACGGGCAACCACCCGGCGGACCACCGCTGGCATCGCGGCATCTGGATGGCCTGGACGAAGACGGAATTTGAAGGTGGTCACCCCGATTTCTGGAATCAGGGCAAGGGGCCCGATGGCACCCTCACTGCCGAGGTCCAGTTTCAATCCCTGGTGAAAAGCTGGGGAGGTCCGGTGCAGGCTGGGTTCATCAGCAAGCACCGTTTTGTGGACCGCCCCGCTGGGCAGGAAAAAGCCGTGTTGGAGGAGACCTGGGAAGTCACCGCCTATGCCCTGACGAGCGGGGATTCGTCGGCTTTCATACTGGACCTCGTTTCTACCCAGACTTGCGCGGGTGCCTTGCCCCTGAAGTTGCCCACTTACCACTACGGCGGCCTGGGCGTGCGTGGCCATGCGCAGTGGGATCCGGTGGATCAGGTGACCATGCTCACCAGCAATGGCGATGACCGCAAAACGGGCGACTCCACAAAGGCCAAGTGGGTCCACATGGGCGGCGTGGTGGAGGGGCAGCCCGCTGGCATGGCCATCCTCATTCACCCCAGTAATTTCCGCTTTCCCCAGCCGCTGAGGCTGAACCCGAAGAACCCCCAGCTCTGCATTGCCCCTTCCCAAGACGGGGACTGGTCCATCGAGCCAGGCACGCCTTACGTCTCCAAGTATCGTTTCCTCATCACGGATGGCCCCGCCAAGGCGCGATCCATCGAGGCAGCCTGGGAAAGTTACGCCCAGCCGCTGAAGGTGACGCTGGAGTGA